A region of the Pseudoprevotella muciniphila genome:
GCCTTGTGGCTTTGCTTCATGGCAGAAATTGCGGTCTTGTTGATGCGTTCCGTCTTTATGACACGTCGGTCGGAGTTGGTACTATCTAAAAATGTAAGACTGTCAAAGCCTATTTCCGTACACTTTTCTGTCATCCACTCCATTCTGTCCATCATTTTTGTCGGAGCAACAGCGAGATGCACTCCACTATACCATGAAGGCTCCACTTCTGTTCGTTCGTTTATTTCAATTTGACATGATTTCTTGTTGCACGATACGATGTTTGCTGAAAACAATTTTCCTCTGCCGTCTGTTACCTTTATCTCATCACCAACTCCCATGCGCAGCACACGTATGGCATGTGCTGCTTCTTCATCAGGCAAGGAAAGTGTTTCCTCAATATCGGGAGAATAGAACAGGTGTATTTCTTTCAAATCTTCTGATTGCTTGTAATGTTGATGATTCAGTTTGACGACTCCAGATGCAAATCTTTCCTGCGTGCTATTTCGTCGCGGAGCAGACTTGCCAATTCAAAGTTGTCTTCCTTAACAGCCATTTGAAGTGCATCGCCGAGCAACTTGTCGGTCAT
Encoded here:
- a CDS encoding 16S rRNA (uracil(1498)-N(3))-methyltransferase; the protein is MHLFYSPDIEETLSLPDEEAAHAIRVLRMGVGDEIKVTDGRGKLFSANIVSCNKKSCQIEINERTEVEPSWYSGVHLAVAPTKMMDRMEWMTEKCTEIGFDSLTFLDSTNSDRRVIKTERINKTAISAMKQSHKAFKPEIHDITAFKSFINQQFDGEKFIAHCYGNGSGSLISEGGSTPSPFLYDVVSPDVPSLVLIGPEGDFTLEEVELANKAGFRSVSLGESRLRTETAGVAAVFMMWMKKRISQ